The following are from one region of the Ignavibacteriales bacterium genome:
- a CDS encoding polysaccharide deacetylase family protein gives MKILHVLSQFEVTGAEAYAASLIEAQIADGHSVLVASDTFTLPTQATYIPVPIGIRSYSQRLKNIGTLVKLIRGNSIDTVHAHSRAASWVSFFATRITGRPLVSTVHGRQHVHASSKAFSVYGRDIIAVSAALKEHLIQDLGFNAHDIVVIPNCIPLARLEAERLASASSNDASEKNEQLLLFVGRLTGPKGDVVRFLLTKILPGLLAHRRLQFKAIGGMITPDDLPRLAQCLNDQIGRPVAELAGFQPDIARYLLQADLIIGSGRVVPESLVLRRPVIAFGESDYAGPILPGTFESASVTNFGDTGLPITPDPEKISGDILRILESPPSENDLEVLSRMAQKRFDTPNVGIRINAIYERAYARSHAPKSIPVLMYHRVLEQAAESAHGIWVSAGQFASQLGSLKRRGFQTITFHDYDRFLRGEVKLPTKPVILTFDDGYEDNYRVAFPLLQQHGFSAVVYAVTDRERRTNFWDQDEPAGQLMSAAQMQELHRCGIEIGSHTVTHPRLPRVTTDQAHFEISKSKDTLEQILGSSVLSFAYPYGELSEVVKDCVGEAGYTYAVAADSGPLTFYQDFLEIRRTQVFPWTDQIGFWKKTLPLYVRYKAIKS, from the coding sequence ATGAAAATCCTTCACGTCCTCTCACAATTTGAAGTTACCGGAGCCGAAGCGTACGCTGCCTCGTTGATCGAGGCGCAAATTGCCGACGGCCACTCGGTGCTTGTCGCGTCTGATACATTTACGCTCCCCACGCAAGCGACCTACATACCGGTCCCCATTGGCATTCGTTCCTACTCACAGCGCCTGAAAAACATCGGGACGCTCGTCAAGCTCATCCGCGGCAATTCGATTGACACTGTGCATGCTCATTCGCGGGCAGCGAGTTGGGTTTCCTTTTTTGCGACGCGCATTACCGGCAGGCCGCTTGTCTCAACCGTGCATGGCCGGCAGCACGTTCACGCATCGAGCAAGGCATTCAGCGTTTACGGCAGGGATATCATCGCAGTCTCAGCAGCACTGAAGGAGCATTTGATACAGGATCTGGGTTTCAACGCGCACGACATTGTTGTGATTCCCAATTGCATCCCGCTTGCGCGATTGGAGGCGGAACGATTGGCTTCCGCGAGCTCCAATGATGCTTCCGAGAAAAACGAGCAGTTGCTACTTTTTGTGGGGCGTCTGACAGGGCCAAAGGGGGACGTCGTGCGATTCCTCCTTACAAAGATTCTTCCGGGGCTTCTGGCTCATCGAAGACTTCAATTCAAGGCTATCGGCGGCATGATCACGCCGGACGATCTGCCCCGGTTGGCGCAGTGCCTGAACGACCAGATTGGCCGCCCCGTTGCCGAGCTTGCGGGTTTTCAACCGGACATCGCCCGGTACCTGCTTCAGGCCGATCTCATCATCGGGTCGGGACGGGTAGTTCCGGAATCATTGGTTTTGCGCAGGCCTGTCATTGCATTCGGCGAGTCTGACTACGCCGGGCCGATCCTCCCGGGGACATTTGAATCCGCGTCGGTGACCAATTTTGGGGATACGGGGCTTCCAATCACTCCGGACCCGGAGAAAATCTCCGGCGACATACTTCGAATTCTGGAGTCACCCCCATCGGAGAACGACCTGGAGGTTTTGAGCAGGATGGCGCAAAAGAGGTTTGACACGCCAAATGTGGGGATCAGAATCAACGCAATCTACGAACGAGCGTATGCGAGGAGCCACGCACCAAAGTCCATTCCAGTCCTTATGTACCACCGGGTCCTGGAACAGGCGGCGGAGTCGGCCCATGGCATTTGGGTCTCGGCGGGCCAGTTTGCCTCGCAGCTCGGATCGCTCAAACGGCGGGGATTCCAAACAATAACGTTCCATGACTATGACCGATTCCTCCGGGGAGAGGTGAAGCTCCCAACAAAACCCGTCATCCTCACGTTCGACGACGGATACGAGGATAACTACCGCGTCGCGTTTCCCCTTCTGCAACAGCATGGCTTCAGTGCGGTGGTCTACGCAGTGACAGACCGTGAACGACGGACGAACTTCTGGGATCAGGATGAGCCGGCCGGACAGTTGATGTCAGCGGCGCAGATGCAAGAGTTGCACCGGTGCGGTATCGAGATCGGGTCACACACCGTGACGCATCCACGGCTGCCGAGGGTGACCACAGATCAGGCACATTTCGAGATCAGCAAATCCAAGGACACGCTTGAACAGATTCTTGGATCAAGCGTGCTTTCATTTGCGTATCCGTACGGAGAACTCTCAGAGGTTGTCAAGGATTGTGTCGGCGAAGCGGGGTATACGTACGCGGTGGCAGCCGATTCGGGCCCCCTCACGTTCTACCAGGACTTCCTCGAAATCCGCAGAACACAGGTCTTTCCGTGGACTGATCAGATCGGATTTTGGAAAAAGACCTTACCTCTCTACGTCCGCTACAAGGCGATCAAGTCTTGA